In the Campylobacter suis genome, GCGTAGCAGCGATAAAATCTTCGGCTGGTTTGAAATTTATACCTGTTATATCACTTAAAATTTTATGCACCGCTACCTTGTAGTCTGGGTGGCAGTTTATGCCTGTGCCTATAGCTGTTGCTCCCATATTTAGGCAGCTCATAGCCTCTCTTGCAGCTTTTATCTTTTCGATGTCGCTCTTAATATAGCTTGCAAATGCGTTAAATGTGTTGCCAAGTGTTGTAGGAACAGCATCTTCAAGCTCTGTTCGTCCCATTTTTATGACATCTTTCCAAAGCTGGGCTTTTTTCTCAAGCTCAGATTTTAGTCCCTCCATAGCTTTTAGTAGGTCGGTGAGCTTTGCATAAGTAGCCACTTTGATAGAGCTTGGATAGGTGTCGTTTGTGCTTTGCCCTAAATTTGTATGGTCATTTGGATGTATAGCACTGTAATCACCCTTTTTATGACCTATGCTCTCAAGCGCAATATTTGTCAAAACTTCATTTAGGTTCATGTTTGTAGATGTACCAGCTCCACCTTGTATCATATCCACAACAAACTGATCGGCATATTCGCCAGCCATTACCTTGTCGCAAGCCTTAGCCAACGCATCAGCGATACTTGGCTCAAGCACACCGACCTCTTTATTCGCAAGTGCAGCTGCTTTTTTTATCTGAGCAAAAGCCTTCACAAAAAAAGGATAATCTTTTAATCTTCTGCCAGTCATTTGGAAATTTTCAAGTGCTCTAAATGTTTGCACACCATAATACACGCTGTCGTCTATCTCAAGTTCGCCGATAAAGTCATGTTCTTTTCTAGTTGCCATTTTAGCTCTCCTTCTAATAAATTGGTTAATGAAATTATATGACGATAAAGTTTAATTTTAAATTAAATAAATAATTTTAAATTTTAAGTCATTTTTTATTATTACTAAAATGCCTATTTTTGGCTTTTTGTGAACATTTAAAGAAATTTTTATTCGTGTTTTATTTTTGATATAATTTCAAAATTCTAAACAAAAAGGTACAAAATGAAGATAAATTTAGATGATGTAAAAATAGAACCTGGCTGGAAAGAGATGTTAAAAGATGAGTTTTTAAGCCCCTATTTTGCAAAAATCAAACAAAACTTACTAGATGCAAAGGCAAACGGCACAGTCTATCCGCCAAGTAAACTTATCTTTAACGCCTTTAATCTCACGCCATTTAATACGGTTAAAGTTGTCATCTTAGGTCAAGACCCATATCACGGCACAGGACAAGCGATGGGGCTTAGCTTTTCTGTACCAAAAGGTGTGCGTGTGCCGCCTAGCCTTATAAATATCTACAAAGAAATTTACTCAGATCTTGGCATATCTGAGCCAAACTCAGGTGATCTCACTCATTGGGCAGCTCAAGGCGTCTTGCTCTTAAATGCCACACTAAGCGT is a window encoding:
- a CDS encoding aspartate ammonia-lyase, with the translated sequence MATRKEHDFIGELEIDDSVYYGVQTFRALENFQMTGRRLKDYPFFVKAFAQIKKAAALANKEVGVLEPSIADALAKACDKVMAGEYADQFVVDMIQGGAGTSTNMNLNEVLTNIALESIGHKKGDYSAIHPNDHTNLGQSTNDTYPSSIKVATYAKLTDLLKAMEGLKSELEKKAQLWKDVIKMGRTELEDAVPTTLGNTFNAFASYIKSDIEKIKAAREAMSCLNMGATAIGTGINCHPDYKVAVHKILSDITGINFKPAEDFIAATQDTADFVHVSGALKTAAVRLSKIANDLRLMNSGPRCGLGEINLPQMQPGSSIMPGKVNPVICEVVGEACYEVIGNDVTIMLCSERGEFELNAFEPGIAYGLFNSIVILENAMKTLSEKAIKNLTANPEACLKSVLGSVGIVTAFNPHIGYEKSASIAKEALQTGKAVGDICLERGYLSKEEIDKILEPKNMLNPSMVK
- the ung gene encoding uracil-DNA glycosylase; its protein translation is MKINLDDVKIEPGWKEMLKDEFLSPYFAKIKQNLLDAKANGTVYPPSKLIFNAFNLTPFNTVKVVILGQDPYHGTGQAMGLSFSVPKGVRVPPSLINIYKEIYSDLGISEPNSGDLTHWAAQGVLLLNATLSVKANEPNSHSNFGWQTFSDAVIKILSQKRNNLVFLLWGNYAKAKANLIDQDRHLVLTAAHPSPLARGAFFGCRHFSKANTYLQNHGITPIDWDLNNAKDI